In one Cyprinus carpio isolate SPL01 chromosome B2, ASM1834038v1, whole genome shotgun sequence genomic region, the following are encoded:
- the LOC122136145 gene encoding BMP and activin membrane-bound inhibitor homolog gives MQRNSSPVSIWLQLELCAMAVLLTKGEIRCYCDAPHCVATGYMCKSELNACFTRTLDHQSTKSPLSHGCFDPLLNSRKTSHPEYDTIHGSATLQCCHEDMCNYRGLQDVTYRGSEIHDKRRQQTEVSRHVIARLQEIPSSKEVWFRAVVITVPIAGGLVLVFLIMLALRMLHSENRRLRQQRREMLSRLHYSFHGQHLTKGHLAKLDLECMVPVGGHENCCLTCDKIQQSNHSSQKHFSLVSWGKYSGRGKLEFV, from the exons ATGCAGCGGAACAGCAGTCCCGTTTCCATTTGGCTTCAGCTCGAGCTCTGCGCAATGGCTGTTCTCCTCACTAAAG GAGAAATACGGTGTTACTGTGATGCCCCCCACTGCGTGGCCACTGGTTATATGTGCAAATCGGAGCTGAATGCCTGCTTCACCCGCACCTTAGACCATCAAAGCACCAAGTCTCCTTTATCTCACGGGTGTTTTGACCCTCTGTTGAATTCTAGAAAAACTTCCCATCCAGAGTATGATACCATTCATGGATCTGCCACACTTCAATGTTGCCATGAGGATATGTGCAATTACAGAGGCCTGCAAGATGTCACATACAGAGGAAGTGAAATTCATG ACAAACGACGACAGCAAACTGAAGTCAGCCGTCACGTGATTGCGCGACTACAGGAAATCCCTTCCTCCAAGGAGGTATGGTTCCGTGCTGTGGTCATCACCGTACCAATTGCTGGTGGCCTTGTTTTGGTTTTCCTCATCATGCTTGCCCTGCGTATGCTTCACAGCGAAAACCGCAGACTGCGACAACAACGGCGAGAAATGCTGTCTCGCCTTCATTACAGCTTTCATGGCCAACACCTCACCAAGGGTCATTTGGCCAAACTGGACTTAGAGTGTATGGTTCCAGTAGGAGGGCATGAGAACTGCTGCCTGACCTGCGACAAGATTCAGCAGTCCAATCATAGCagccaaaaacatttttcattagtCAGCTGGGGAAAGTACAGCGGCCGAGGCAAGCTGGAGTTTGTGTGA